From the Colletotrichum lupini chromosome 1, complete sequence genome, the window TTCTCTTTCAGCTCATCCCCTTTGTATGCCCAACTCATTGTATGGATAGGTGAGAAGATGCAGGACAAGACAGCTGCCCTCGATAAAGAAGCCTGTGAAACCCAAGAGATCGACTTCTCACCTTATACAAATGAGTAAAAGATGAAGAGGACCTCGTAGAAGCCTTACCCACTGCAAAAATTCTGTCGCTTTGTCAATTCGCACCTGCCTCACCTTTGCGCCTTTCTCCCGACGCACCTTCCCTCAACATCAGCTTTTCCCAACAGCGCCTTCCTCATCTTTACATCTCTCTGAATTTTCATCTTCAATTCTCACTCACACCCTCATCTCACTCGTCCATCCCCCCAATTTTCTCTTTTCTTCAACCCCTACGTGAGCCATCTTCTCAACTTCACGCCGAAGAAATCAACTATCGCAAGAACCTCCATCTGCTTGCCCACGAGATCCTTCTTCAGACAATCAATTTTCATCAAAAGATTGCATTTCTTCCTTATACACCCCAGGCCTCATATACCTCTCTCATCCATCTATTCATCGCTCGCCTAGGTTCGTCTCATCCGCCACCGGTGTCATCCCTCTAACGAACGCCGAACCGACATCATGATCGACCCGTTCAGCGTCGCTCTCGCTTTTGCCGGCATAATTGCCATCTTGATGGCTCTCAGCTATCTGGGTAGTCTGATCTACCAGCTCTTTCGCGAGAACGGCCTGCTCGACCCCAAAAGCATCGGATGTCTTATCTTCGTCATCTTCATCCTGGCTTCTATTCATCCTCTGACGGGAGACCAGGCCCTTAGCGTCTTATCCAGCGTGGGCGCGGTAATATTGGAGGCTATCTGGGGGCTCAAAACTGCTGTCATGAGTCTGTGTGATACGCTTCGCCGAGCTTCTGCATCTCGCCAGCCGGCTTCGCATACAGACGTGCAGCAAGTTGCTCTCCGACAGCTCCCGGAGCAAACAACTGAGCAACCAGTTCCTACGCCCGCGCAAGAAGACCTCGAAAGATGCTACCGCCAACGAGAGGTGTGTGACAATGCCGAGGAACGTCTGACGAAGACCTTGAGGCAGTCCAACTCCTACGCATCGGAAGTCAGCGAGATGGAGGCGAAGGTGTTGGAGCTTCAGCACGCTTTCAATGTGCAGCAATCCCGTGCTCAACAGGCCGAACACAGTTTCCGGGAAGCAAACGCGAGACTCCTTGCACACGAGACAGATGGAGCAACCATTGCAAGACTCGAGGCAGAGCTGGAGTACCAGAAAGCGCAGGCCCACGACGCCGATGTCTGTCGGGAGGCGTCCAATTCACAAGCGAAGTACCTCCAGAAGAAGATCGACACTCAGAAGGAGAAGTTCCAAGAATATGCCCGGCGCAAGGAAGACCAGATTGGCGTGCTACGTACCGACATCAAGGCACTGCAGCGTCAGAAAGACACTCCCTCTCGGGTAGAGCTGTTGGCAACAGGAACCCAATCTGAGGCGGTAGAGACTGCTCCCAAGCCAGCCCAACAGCACCTCGAGGAACAGCTCGCCATAACCCAAGCCAGGCTTTCGGTAAATCAGGCATTGGCGACCTCGGCCACGTTCGGGCGTTTCATCAGCAAGACCCAGATGAACGATCTCAAGGCTGATAGCCAGAACACGGAGCACAACTTGTTGAAGGTCATTGTCGACCTTCGCGGGGAATTGGCCAAGGCCCAAGCTCAAGCAACTACTGCCACGGAGTGGCAAGTCACTCAGCAAGATATCAAGGCATCAACGTCGGCAGATATTCTCGCGCTCCAGACAGAGTTAGCCAATGTCAAGGCCGAAGCCAAGGCAACCATTGAGTCGCAAGGCGCCCAGATCCAAGAAGCCGCAAGCTTCAAAGCGGAAGCTGAGAGAGTGGTTGCTGACCTGCGAAGCGAAGCAGAGCAACTGCGCGACGAGAAAGATGGCTACAAGCAGCAGATGGAGCAAATGGTTGCCCTGAGCCCTCAGATTGCTATGTTGCAACAAGAGACAGAGCAGACACGGGTTGAAAAGGATACCCTACAGCAGCAAGTGGAGCGATTGATGGACCAGGCCACCCAGATTGCTCCATTACAGCAAGAGAGAGACGTTGCGATTCAAAAGGCCCAGCTGGTAGAGCAAAAAGCAGTGGAGATTTTGCAAGTAAAGGCGTTGCAAGTCACCAAGTTGGAGATCGACCTGCGCACTGTCCGcggggagaaggagaaggcggaggaggagatCGAGGGATACATTGAGGAGCTCGCAGAGGAGCAAGAGAAGCTTCGGAAATCACTGGAGGCCGAGAGAGCTTCAATTCACACCATTGGCAACCTGAAGGTGGCCAATGATGATTTCTGCGCCGAAACCGAACGGCTGAACGTGGAGGTGCAACGCCTTCTCAACGAAAACACCAACCTGACGGCGAGGATGAGGAAGTTTGCCAACGAAGAGCTCCTCAAGGCCAACATGGCTAAAAGAAACAAGACGCAAGAGTTGTCCAACAAAGACGGAATCTTGGACCTGATCAAGAAGACCCACGAGGACGAACTTTTGAAGAAGGAGGCCGAACTTGCGAAGAAGGACGAGAAAATTGCGAAGCTGGAGTCTCAGTACTCCATGAGCTGTACGGGCAGGCTTACCTTACGTGACAAGACGAAGAAGGGACGCGAGGACCTCACACTCTTGGCCTCGAGAGTCAGAGATCTCGAGGACCAGATTCAAGACCCCAAGTCCGGCCCCAGACTCACTGCCCTGCAGACCGGAAGTGTTTCTACGGTCTTGCAGCAGATCGAAGAAGGCAAACACCTTCTCTCACTCACCTCAACTCCGGACAAGAAGCCTGAACGCGCGCAGTCAAGCTCAGGCGCGAAGTCGATGCGACCGATGAAGCCACTTCCGAATAAGAGAAGGTCTGAACAGCTTCCGAAGAGTGAGGCGGGTCCTTCGTCGGTGATGGAGGAATGAGCGAGGCCACGAGCTTCGGTTTTTTTATTGTTCAGTGCGAACAAATTTTTTTCTTGTTGTATTAGACTTCTGTGACGAGGGCCGGCGAGCCCAGTACACGGATACGGACATGGTCGTGGTTTCGGCTCGGTTTCGTTTATACTAGGATGGTCACGATCAAGAACATGGTCTACGGTTACGGTTACGGTTATAGTTACGGAATTCCGCTATGGATATAATAATTGGTCGTGGTATCGAGCCGAACGGGTAGCTCAAGAGTACCAGGAATGAAAAGTTTTGATTGCACGATTGAAATCAAATGGTATTGTCTTTTTGTGAATGCGTGAGGCTACCATCCTACAGATCTTCCAAGTCCAAGCCGTCAACCTTGCCCAGGAAATCTCCCGTGCCGCCTCGTAACAACTCCTCGATGTCGAGATTACCCGACGTGATGTACTTTTCACTGACGCCGGCATTGACGCGCTTCGACAACAACTCGCGCAGCTGCGCCCTCATGGCTCCCATCTCCGCCTTGCTAATGTTCTTGTCCTCTTGTTGCTTCTTCTTCCGCTGACTTCCACGACCCGTCCACGTCCCTGCCTTCTCCAGCTCGTCGCTGTCGTACTCTACACCTAGCTCCTCGGCAGCAGCCTTGACCCAGTCCTCGTCCTTGTTGCCCTTCTCCTTGGCTAGGGTCGCGTCAGTGAGCTTCTTCGCCAGGTCGAGTCTCGGCTTGAGGCGGGAAGCGATGCGGCGATCTATATCGATGGTGCGCATAAAGTACTTCTTCTTGCTCGAGTGCTTCTCGTGGACCTTGGCCGCGAGTCTGCGCGTCGGCACGACCTCTTCCGGCCCGCAGAGGATGATACTCAGACCCGTCTTCTCGGCACGCGCGGTACGACCGGAGCGGTGGACATACATGTCGGCGGCGCGGGGAACGTGGTAGTGGACGACCTGGTCAATGCCGGGGATATCGAGACCGCGGGCAGCGACGTCGGTGGCGATGAGGACGGACGTGGTGTTTGCTTTTGTGGCCGTGAACTTTTCGACGGAGCGGAGACGGGCTTTTTGGGCCATTTGGGAGTGGAGGCCCATGGCGTTCAAGTTGAGGTTTTGGAGCATGGGGGTCAGGCGACGGACGGCGCTGATGGAGTTTGTGAAGACTAGAGTTCGGCGGTTCGGGTTGAGCAGGAGGATTGTGTAGAGGTAGAGATCCTGCAACGTGTTAGATCAGATCATCATGATAGATTGGGCGAGCGCTTCTTTCTTACCTTTTCCATGGCACCGCACTCGATGAGACCCTCCTTGAGACCGGCGGCCATCTGCTTGGCGGGGTTGGCGTCAATGAACTTTGGCTTTTCCTCGCGGAAGTTGAGCTTCTTCAGCAGATACTCCATGTTCTCCGTCTCCGACATGAGGCCCCATTTGCCCTTGCCAGCCAGCTTCTGCTGCAGTCCCTGGTGGAACGTCGCAGAGAAGACCAGCGTCTGTCGCTCCGAGAGCTCCTTCTCATCCTCATCGTCCTCTTCGACGACCTCACGGTCAAGGGCGTCTAGGATCTCTCCCGCCTCCTTGAAGTGTCCCTCGCTCAGAAGCCTATCGGCCTCATCGACAACCAGGTACCTGATTTGCCGGAACCCCTTCAGGAGCTCCGTGCTGGAGCTGATGACCTCCCACAGACGACCTGGCGTACCAATAACGATATCTGCCTTGGCTAGTTGTCTCTGCTGTTTGAAGACTGACAGACCTCCCGTCACCGAGCAAACGAAGGGCGCGTGGGTCAGACCGGCGCAAAGATTCTTGATGTGGTTGGTGATTTGGTGTGCCAATTCTCTTGTCGGCGACAGAATGAGCGCAAAGGGTGCATTATCCGGCTTCTTCTCGTCCTCCTTTCCCTCAAACTTCTCGAGCCATCCCTCCACGATGGGAATCGAAAATGCAAGCGTCTTACCGGAACCCGTAGAGGCCTTGCCGATGACGTCGTGACCGGCGAGAATTTCGGGTATCGAGGAGCTCTGGATCTTTGTTGGCTTGGCGAACTTGAGCTTAGCAATGGCCGCAACAGTCGCCGGGGAGAGACCGAGGTCCACCCAGGGAGCCGTGTCGATATCCTCCTCGGCCTCTTCAGCTTCCTCGAGAGCCTTGAAAACGTTGCTCTCAAGCTTGGCGTCCTCCGGCTTAGGCTGAGCTTTCTTTTgcttcttttccttcttcttcttgccttCGGGTTCGGCTGCGGGTGCAGGTGTAACGGCGTCTGTCTCATCGGCTTTGTCTGCAGGCTTGTCCCCCTTCGTGTTTTCCACCTTTTGTGCCTTTTGTTGTGCCTTTTGTTCTGCCTTGGCGGCAgctttcttctccttcttggtCTTCTTGGTCTCTGCCTTTGGTGCTgcctccgcctcctccaTTATTGTATCGGTTTGTGTAGGGGCAGGCTCAGAGTCGCTGAAGCCTTCGAACTCGTCTTCGTCGTTCTCCTTCTCGTCGCCAGAGGGAACAGCAGCGATCTAGATTGTAGTCAGTCATGCATTGTATTCGAGAGGGCGAGGAAGAGAAGCATAGGCTGGAAGACATACAAACTCGACATTATCCCCATGTTTGACAACATCAACGCCCTCGATGACCTCCAAGCCGTAGAAACCCTCGGCATCGTCGAACATTTCGGGGACCTCGACCGTCTTCCATGGCAGCGCACTGACGGCGACCTTACGCTTCTTCGGGGCCGCGGCCTTTCCGCCAGCAGACTTTTGGCGCTTCTGGGGATTCTGGGCAGCCCCAGAAGGCTGTTGCTTCCTCTTGTGTTGCATATTGAGGGTCCTGGTATTGTATATACAAGGAGCGCAAAAGCAATGGTATGAGAAAATGCCCCGCGAGTAATCTTCACATCAACccaaattaaaaaaaaaaaaaaaaagtcgatGCGCATATCGTCCACTACAATTGAGCGCCGGCGCCGCTGCGCTGCTCGAAATTTTTGGCGGGCCCGGAAAATACTTCAGCCGGAAGAGCCAGCTCCTGGGCGCCAGGCAATGCACAGACCGTACCTTAATTCAGCCCTACGAGAACAGCGCTGCAGCAAATTTTCTTTGGCGGCCATAGCGGGCGTTGACCCCTCCAAAAAAAAACATTGCTGGCAATTTTCCCCTCCCCCGCCATTTCCGTCTCATATCAGCCCTTCATAGTTCTCTTCCCGACTCTCGCTATCACTTCAAGATGGGCAAATCTTCCAAGGATAAGCGCGATGCTTACTACCGTCTTGCAAAGGAGCAAGGCTGGCGTGCACGCAGTGCCTTCAAGCTGCTGCAATTGGATGAAGGTGACTCATTCTACCCCGCCATCCCGTGACATTTTGACTATAAATGCTAAACGACGGTCCAGAGTTTGACCTGTTCGCCAACGTAACAAGAGTCGTTGACCTGTGCGCCGCCCCTGGTAGTTGGTCTCAGGTGCTGTCTCGTGTTCTCATCAAGGGAGAGAAGTTTGGTCGTTCAGCATGGGAGGATCGTGAGGCCAAGTTCCGCCAGGAGATGCTGGGCGTCTTCCCGGCTACCCCTGAATCTGCTGTCGCAGGGCAGAAGACCCAGATCGCAACTGCTACCGAAGAGACACAACCTCGCAAGGATGTCAAGATCGTGTCTATCGACCTGCAACCCATTAGCCCTCTCCCCGGCATCATTACTCTGCGTGCTGACATCACGCACCCTGCCACGGTACCCCTTCTCCTCAAGGCCTTGGATCCCGACTATGACGCCGCCAACTCCAAGAGCCAGCAAGCCAGCCATCGCGTCGACCTCGTCATCAGCGACGGTGCACCGGACGTCACGGGCCTCCACGACCTGGATATCTACGTCCAGTCCCAGCTTCTCTTCGCCGCCCTCAACCTCGCTCTTTGCGTACTGAAGCCCGGTGGGAAGTTCGTCGCCAAGATCTTCCGCGGCCGCAATGTCGATCTCCTCTACGCGCAACTCAAGATCTTCTTCGAGACTGTCATCGTCGCGAAGCCGAGATCCTCTCGTGCTAGCAGTGTGGAGGCCTTCATCGTCTGCATCAACTTCCAACCCCCTGCTGGTTTCCAGGCCAGTCTTGAGAACCCGCTTGGCGTTGGTCACGAGCTACCCGAGATGGTCGAGGAGAGGAGGAGCCAGCTGCCTGTCATTGCTGATGCGCTTATGCAGAACCCTCTGACTGGGAAATGGGACTCGGCTCCCACGGCGTCTGCGACGAGGGGAGATGGCCAGGTTGTTGAGGTGGAAGCCTACGACGAGACGGACGAGACGACGGATCATGATAAGCACATTAGATGGATTGCACCCTTCATCGCATGTGGTGACCTGTCGGCGTTTGACTCTGACGCATCATACCAACTCCCCGAGGATCACGTCTCTTTGGACCCCGTCCAGCCACCGACGGCACCCCCGTACAAGCGCGCAATTGAGTTGAGAAAAGCCGCTGGCGGAGCATACGGCAAGACGTCAATCAAGGCATGATGATTACGACAACATTTCAATACCAACATGGTGTCCGCACTCAatcctcatcctcctcgtCTGACGGACCGTTGGGCATTGCAGGGCCGCGCTTCTCCAGCAGATACAGCTTCCCTGAATGTGACACGCCCCATTCCGTTGTCCCCAAGGCCTGCTCATACAACTTACTCGCTTGCGGCGAGGACGTCAGAAGCAAAAAGCGTCGCAAGTCGGGCCACTCGTCCAAGATCTCGTTCAAGCACTGCATCAGCCACGGCGCCAGTCCCTTGCCTTGATGCGTGGGGAGGACGTAGATGTCCGCCAGATACCCAATGGTGGCGTAATCCGTCACGATGCGGGCGAAGCCCACCAGTTCAGGGCCTTTCTTTCCTTCTAGAGGGTTAGGCAACGAACCTAGGGAAAAGGCGACGGAAGGCTTGTCGACATACCTGCAATGTCGGCGGTAGACTGTGGGAGTTTGTACACCCCCAGACACAACGAATTGTCTATCAGCCTCTTCAGAGCTACTTCCGGAACGCGCTTCGTCCACCACAGCAGCTCAGAATCAAAGGCATCGTTCACGGCGTTGAGGTCGACTAGCGACCGGTCAGTGGAGATGAGGTACTCGTCCTTATACCACTGCTTAGATATCTGATTCGGCATCGTAGCCCGCTGCCTAGATGAATGAATGAATAGAGGATGTAGTTGGAAGATACTTGAAACTCCCACCTTGGTCTGTGGTGCCCGGATCCGTACGAAACCTAACTCTACGAGGGTTGAGCTCGAGACTGCATGCGGAAGAGGGGGATCGAGCGGGAAGTTCAACCCCCGCCTCCGAACAAATGTCCGTCACC encodes:
- a CDS encoding DEAD/DEAH box helicase — translated: MQHKRKQQPSGAAQNPQKRQKSAGGKAAAPKKRKVAVSALPWKTVEVPEMFDDAEGFYGLEVIEGVDVVKHGDNVEFIAAVPSGDEKENDEDEFEGFSDSEPAPTQTDTIMEEAEAAPKAETKKTKKEKKAAAKAEQKAQQKAQKVENTKGDKPADKADETDAVTPAPAAEPEGKKKKEKKQKKAQPKPEDAKLESNVFKALEEAEEAEEDIDTAPWVDLGLSPATVAAIAKLKFAKPTKIQSSSIPEILAGHDVIGKASTGSGKTLAFSIPIVEGWLEKFEGKEDEKKPDNAPFALILSPTRELAHQITNHIKNLCAGLTHAPFVCSVTGGLSVFKQQRQLAKADIVIGTPGRLWEVISSSTELLKGFRQIRYLVVDEADRLLSEGHFKEAGEILDALDREVVEEDDEDEKELSERQTLVFSATFHQGLQQKLAGKGKWGLMSETENMEYLLKKLNFREEKPKFIDANPAKQMAAGLKEGLIECGAMEKDLYLYTILLLNPNRRTLVFTNSISAVRRLTPMLQNLNLNAMGLHSQMAQKARLRSVEKFTATKANTTSVLIATDVAARGLDIPGIDQVVHYHVPRAADMYVHRSGRTARAEKTGLSIILCGPEEVVPTRRLAAKVHEKHSSKKKYFMRTIDIDRRIASRLKPRLDLAKKLTDATLAKEKGNKDEDWVKAAAEELGVEYDSDELEKAGTWTGRGSQRKKKQQEDKNISKAEMGAMRAQLRELLSKRVNAGVSEKYITSGNLDIEELLRGGTGDFLGKVDGLDLEDL
- a CDS encoding acetyltransferase, with the translated sequence MPNQISKQWYKDEYLISTDRSLVDLNAVNDAFDSELLWWTKRVPEVALKRLIDNSLCLGVYKLPQSTADIAGKKGPELVGFARIVTDYATIGYLADIYVLPTHQGKGLAPWLMQCLNEILDEWPDLRRFLLLTSSPQARKLYLLEKRGPAMPNGPSDEEDED
- a CDS encoding FtsJ-like methyltransferase, with product MGKSSKDKRDAYYRLAKEQGWRARSAFKLLQLDEEFDLFANVTRVVDLCAAPGSWSQVLSRVLIKGEKFGRSAWEDREAKFRQEMLGVFPATPESAVAGQKTQIATATEETQPRKDVKIVSIDLQPISPLPGIITLRADITHPATVPLLLKALDPDYDAANSKSQQASHRVDLVISDGAPDVTGLHDLDIYVQSQLLFAALNLALCVLKPGGKFVAKIFRGRNVDLLYAQLKIFFETVIVAKPRSSRASSVEAFIVCINFQPPAGFQASLENPLGVGHELPEMVEERRSQLPVIADALMQNPLTGKWDSAPTASATRGDGQVVEVEAYDETDETTDHDKHIRWIAPFIACGDLSAFDSDASYQLPEDHVSLDPVQPPTAPPYKRAIELRKAAGGAYGKTSIKA